The following are encoded together in the Bradyrhizobium sp. CCGUVB1N3 genome:
- the proS gene encoding proline--tRNA ligase — protein MRLSRFFLPILKENPKEAEIVSHRLMLRAGMIRQEAAGIYAWLPLGFRVLKKIEQIVREEQDRSGAIEVLMPTLQLADLWRESGRYDAYGPEMLRIADRHKRELLYGPTNEEMITEIFRAYVKSYKNLPLNLYHIQWKFRDEQRPRFGVMRGREFLMKDAYSFDLNEAAARVAYNKMFVAYLRTFARMGLKAIPMRAETGPIGGDLSHEFIVLAETGESGVFINRDVLDLPVPGEDVDYESDLTPIIKQWTSVYAATEDVHDAARFEQEVPEAKRLNTRGIEVGQIFYFGTKYSEPMKATVAGPDGVDVPIHGGSYGVGVSRLAGAIIEACHDEAGIKWPEAVAPFRAVVLNLKQGDAAVDAACEKLYAELQAKGVDVLYDDTDQRAGAKFAAADLIGIPWQIMIGPKGLADGKVEIKRRADGSRETMSPADAVARLTG, from the coding sequence ATGCGGTTGTCCCGGTTCTTTCTGCCCATCCTGAAAGAAAATCCGAAAGAGGCGGAGATCGTCTCGCATCGCCTGATGCTGCGCGCAGGCATGATCAGGCAGGAGGCCGCGGGCATCTATGCCTGGCTGCCGCTCGGCTTCCGCGTGCTCAAGAAGATCGAGCAGATCGTGCGCGAGGAGCAGGATCGCTCGGGCGCGATCGAGGTGCTGATGCCGACCTTGCAGCTTGCCGATCTCTGGCGCGAGAGCGGCCGCTACGATGCCTATGGTCCGGAGATGCTGCGCATCGCCGACCGCCACAAGCGCGAGCTCCTGTACGGGCCGACCAACGAGGAAATGATCACCGAGATCTTCCGCGCCTATGTGAAGTCGTACAAGAACCTGCCGCTCAATCTCTATCATATTCAATGGAAATTCCGCGACGAGCAGCGTCCGCGCTTCGGCGTGATGCGCGGTCGCGAATTCCTGATGAAGGATGCCTATTCCTTCGATCTCAACGAGGCAGCCGCGCGCGTCGCCTACAACAAGATGTTCGTCGCGTACTTGCGCACCTTCGCGCGGATGGGGCTGAAGGCGATCCCGATGCGTGCCGAGACCGGCCCGATCGGCGGCGATCTCAGCCACGAGTTCATCGTGCTCGCCGAGACCGGCGAGTCCGGCGTCTTCATCAATCGCGACGTGCTCGATCTGCCGGTGCCGGGCGAGGACGTCGACTACGAGAGCGATCTGACGCCGATCATCAAGCAGTGGACCTCGGTCTATGCCGCGACCGAAGACGTGCACGATGCCGCGCGCTTCGAGCAGGAGGTGCCCGAAGCCAAGCGGCTGAACACCCGCGGCATCGAGGTCGGCCAGATCTTCTATTTCGGTACCAAATATTCCGAGCCGATGAAGGCGACGGTGGCGGGGCCCGACGGCGTCGACGTACCGATCCACGGCGGCTCCTACGGCGTCGGCGTCTCGCGCCTGGCCGGTGCCATCATCGAGGCCTGTCATGACGAGGCCGGCATCAAATGGCCGGAAGCCGTGGCGCCGTTCCGGGCCGTCGTGCTCAATCTCAAGCAGGGCGATGCTGCCGTCGATGCGGCCTGCGAGAAGCTCTATGCCGAACTCCAGGCTAAGGGCGTCGACGTGCTTTACGACGATACCGACCAGCGCGCCGGTGCCAAGTTCGCCGCGGCCGACCTGATCGGCATCCCCTGGCAGATCATGATCGGGCCGAAGGGGCTCGCCGACGGCAAGGTCGAGATCAAGCGGCGCGCCGATGGCTCGCGCGAGACCATGTCGCCGGCCGACGCGGTCGCGCGCCTGACCGGTTGA
- a CDS encoding lipoprotein-releasing ABC transporter permease subunit, with product MDETMTEPVQTAPFAPFEWMLSARYLRARRKEGFISVIAGFSFLGIMLGVATLIIVMAVMNGFRKELLDKILGLNGHILVQPLESPLTDWKDVAERISQVDGVRLAAPVVDGQALASSPFNASGVLVRGIRADDLNNLTSIAKNIKQGSIENFDEGQGVAIGRRLADQLSLHAGDSVTLVAPKGAVTPMGTTPRIKPYKIVAVFEIGMSEYDAGFVFMPLPEAQAYFNRNNDVTAIEVFTTNPDRIDAFRKAVTEAAGRPVFLVDWRQRNSTFFNALQVERNVMFLILTMIVLVAALNIVSGLIMLVKDKGSDIAILRTMGASQGSIMRIFLITGASIGVVGTLVGFFVGLVICLNIESIRQFLSWLTSTELFSPELYFLSRLPAEIDVGETTAVVIMALTLSFLATLYPSWRAARLDPVEALRYE from the coding sequence ATGGATGAGACCATGACCGAGCCTGTGCAAACCGCGCCCTTCGCGCCGTTCGAATGGATGTTGTCGGCGCGCTACTTGCGGGCGCGCCGCAAGGAAGGATTCATCTCGGTCATCGCCGGGTTCTCCTTCCTCGGCATCATGCTTGGCGTCGCCACGCTGATCATCGTGATGGCCGTCATGAACGGCTTCCGCAAGGAGCTGCTCGACAAGATCCTCGGCCTCAACGGCCACATCCTGGTGCAGCCGCTGGAATCGCCGCTGACCGACTGGAAGGATGTCGCCGAGCGCATCAGCCAGGTCGACGGCGTGCGGCTCGCCGCCCCCGTGGTCGACGGCCAGGCGTTGGCCTCATCGCCGTTCAATGCCTCCGGCGTCTTGGTGCGCGGCATCCGCGCCGATGATCTGAACAACCTCACCTCGATCGCCAAGAACATCAAGCAGGGCTCGATCGAGAATTTCGACGAAGGGCAGGGCGTGGCGATCGGCCGGCGGCTCGCCGACCAATTGTCGCTGCATGCCGGCGACAGCGTGACACTGGTCGCGCCGAAGGGCGCGGTCACGCCGATGGGCACGACGCCGCGGATCAAGCCCTACAAGATCGTCGCGGTGTTCGAGATCGGCATGTCCGAATATGACGCCGGCTTCGTCTTCATGCCGCTTCCGGAAGCACAGGCCTATTTCAACCGCAACAACGATGTCACCGCGATCGAGGTGTTCACCACCAATCCCGATCGCATCGACGCGTTTCGCAAGGCGGTGACGGAAGCCGCCGGCCGCCCGGTGTTCCTGGTCGACTGGCGGCAGCGCAACTCGACCTTCTTCAATGCGCTCCAGGTCGAGCGCAACGTGATGTTCCTGATCCTCACCATGATCGTGCTGGTGGCCGCGCTCAACATCGTGTCCGGCCTGATCATGCTGGTGAAGGACAAGGGCAGCGACATCGCGATCCTGCGCACGATGGGCGCCTCGCAAGGCTCGATCATGCGGATATTCCTGATCACGGGCGCCTCGATCGGCGTGGTCGGCACGCTTGTCGGCTTCTTCGTCGGCCTTGTCATCTGCCTCAATATCGAATCGATCCGGCAGTTCCTGTCCTGGCTCACCAGCACGGAATTGTTCTCGCCGGAGCTGTATTTCCTGTCCCGCCTGCCTGCCGAGATCGATGTCGGCGAGACCACGGCGGTGGTCATCATGGCGCTGACGCTGTCGTTCCTTGCGACGCTCTACCCGTCCTGGCGCGCCGCGCGTCTCGATCCCGTCGAAGCGCTCCGGTACGAGTGA
- a CDS encoding ABC transporter ATP-binding protein translates to MMEQGAEDVPVIYLHEIKRQYVQGENVLTILDGAKLALWPGQSVALVAPSGSGKSTLLHIAGLLEAPDSGEVYVGGSPTSQLPDIERTQLRRTEIGFVYQSHRLLPEFSALENVMLPQMIRGLKRSESVNRAKEILSYLGLGDRITHRPAELSGGEQQRVAIARAVANAPRVLFADEPTGNLDPGTAEHVFQALMQLVKATQVSMLIATHNMELAGRMDRRVSLSNGQVVELD, encoded by the coding sequence CTGATGGAGCAGGGGGCGGAAGATGTACCGGTCATTTATCTCCACGAGATAAAGCGGCAGTACGTGCAGGGCGAGAACGTGCTGACCATCCTGGACGGTGCCAAGCTCGCGCTGTGGCCCGGACAGTCGGTGGCGCTCGTGGCGCCGTCGGGTTCGGGCAAGTCGACGCTGCTGCATATCGCGGGCCTGCTCGAGGCGCCCGATTCCGGTGAGGTCTATGTCGGGGGCTCCCCGACCTCGCAACTGCCCGACATCGAGCGCACACAGCTTCGCCGCACCGAGATCGGCTTCGTCTACCAGTCGCACCGGCTGCTGCCTGAATTCTCGGCGCTGGAGAACGTCATGCTGCCGCAGATGATCCGCGGCCTGAAGCGCTCCGAGAGCGTCAACCGTGCCAAGGAGATCCTGTCCTATCTCGGGCTCGGCGACCGCATCACCCATCGACCGGCCGAGCTGTCGGGTGGCGAGCAGCAGCGCGTCGCGATCGCACGCGCGGTCGCCAACGCGCCGCGCGTGCTGTTTGCGGACGAGCCGACCGGCAACCTCGATCCCGGTACCGCCGAGCACGTGTTCCAGGCCCTGATGCAGCTCGTCAAGGCGACCCAAGTCTCGATGCTGATCGCGACCCACAACATGGAGCTCGCCGGCCGCATGGATCGGCGGGTGTCGCTTTCCAACGGCCAGGTTGTCGAGCTCGACTAA